From Chryseobacterium sp. H1D6B, a single genomic window includes:
- a CDS encoding leucine-rich repeat domain-containing protein produces the protein MKTKEELRLYFENGDKPVQEHFWQWQDSYWHKGEKINMENISGLENGVPSPNHIYAEINQDGAASLKSYFEKKIFIKPGTKTIPDNFAYYLSLTEAFLPEGIDNIGVSAFMNNKLTSINIPKSITDIGVAAFQYNQLTSVSIPKSITEINNNVFADNQLTSVDIPESVIKIGVSAFSANLLQSVIIPKSVTDIENNAFGNNTLTSIYIPSSVSNIGEYAFAFNQLTEVTLGENTSYRFSSFDSAVKITGGKLIS, from the coding sequence ATGAAAACTAAAGAAGAACTAAGGCTTTATTTCGAAAATGGAGATAAGCCTGTACAAGAACATTTTTGGCAGTGGCAGGATTCTTATTGGCATAAGGGTGAAAAAATAAATATGGAGAATATTTCCGGTTTGGAAAATGGAGTACCAAGTCCTAATCATATTTATGCAGAAATTAACCAGGACGGTGCTGCCTCTTTAAAATCTTATTTTGAAAAGAAGATTTTTATAAAGCCCGGAACAAAGACTATTCCTGACAATTTCGCTTATTATCTATCATTAACGGAAGCTTTTTTACCTGAGGGGATAGATAATATCGGAGTATCAGCATTTATGAATAACAAACTGACATCTATCAATATTCCTAAAAGTATTACGGATATAGGCGTTGCTGCTTTTCAATATAATCAGCTGACATCAGTAAGCATTCCTAAAAGCATCACTGAAATCAACAACAATGTATTCGCAGATAACCAATTAACTTCTGTTGACATTCCTGAAAGTGTTATCAAAATAGGAGTTTCGGCATTTTCCGCAAATCTGCTGCAGTCTGTTATTATCCCTAAAAGTGTTACTGATATTGAAAATAATGCGTTTGGTAATAATACTTTGACCAGCATCTACATACCAAGCAGTGTATCAAACATCGGCGAATACGCTTTTGCTTTTAACCAATTGACAGAAGTTACTCTAGGTGAAAATACATCATATCGTTTTTCTTCTTTCGATTCAGCTGTTAAAATAACGGGAGGAAAGCTGATAAGTTAA